Proteins from a genomic interval of Sphingobacterium sp. SYP-B4668:
- a CDS encoding NACHT domain-containing protein, with product MKDEWLWLLKKYTEEGARTKFEDVCESLYKKKYPSENVKGVRVVVGDGGIDVFIGNLGAEAIRIVQCKFFINGIGESQKDQIRKSFKTVIESPHFTCRRWILCLPIKLSIDEHKWWTGWKNRQEKKYGKGFIELEDGADLIDDLKEFNLYDEVFQMDLKNTISEIHSKVTVMDLNLSKLYRSNPTLPEKRNYLFNDNLIDRTVSSFLNEDNTTGTLSEVLSNGTRGKGKRIALLSTAGYGKSTELQQLAASNCNEDSCYYPILFYLRDYNGQTIYSWLSEAVGSEWVNIEKSTLLIVFDGLDEIMESHFQHFINAINDFITQHESVNVVISSRFNFIAPDEHSQIRSFDFYFLNKLSEVEIDGFLNKKLSSKKDDFLKEIDRVGFSDYLENPFYLSKLLYIQNQIGIDAKSNFPTSRGELLKEILFERLSKDGIRFRDNEIADVLFPIAKKLAFCMSMMGLTTISDNNVKSIVKSKREREDFNKFCAINKQIKGQVAWWTFEHRNIQEYLTAEVLSKLSLEKIIEIVAIDNNRTKLSPRLLNTVSFLFEIIDPKAALFEELLNWLIENEPEFILRFERERLSRDKRHYIFKKIWHLYKHTKKMTLRISGHIKLEQLADFIEIDASLVDFLLEEVSGYLDTGLAYDALDLIGRMHKPYVVQQKVKTILIPFLRDNKYSDFIHGEIIATFIDLKFLSKEDFENVLTNLNDKEGFESRQACIRFLVRTSYYNEYADFILSTIPIYDKGQAHTSYGGIDSLLCQLICRFDTEDSILKVLKFLIANPKRIRFHYKLGFQFELSDFKKILKNASIVGGNNHQIISTVYKLLHKVKYVWTKKDWMEPFVTFFAQVSSTGKVFKTLYKWDREARLSSYFLDNSSCDFLLEEFLSNKISDTELNNYLGWSRIYSPDQVLYFETIINNLGGQVKIEDYLKDYAILQQHIAIKNTKILLSGKEELFSEIRKMYTLIGKDKIANTDLYTADLEWYSSSLAYKAINKKLLRRSEAISSEDLCAEYADEEWEWFRIFSIKALLSNEEQKAPIDEKIMLFIKDWCTEKVKTVNFKYTYQDSKDRRVSVKQKQSVIISLIDLIDLELEDNLWLKLLEADASGYFDTTANLSEKILKGVKCREQLIDAILNNIREGMLSKYVQLNHFKLCGELKIIEILPDLYTAITEDKRFDGIDKRELTKTYVRLGGEFTDFVGFLRIPNDKKSLEVQVSWEWYLLMELKSTNPDRVKELLCESFSSAKTSFDLKKLCAVELILMGNIEALQFWCDCLLEERESFIGDGYEKLSSGIKTMPSSEVISLLLDVLTRVYDEEIYLELKWPDSIEDKIYTWLDALSENNEVLFDIISNKLLEIVAIFSCNTDLSYAIRYRYERFCQFFYSRKKRECTLSEAVNLFQEVNSI from the coding sequence ATGAAAGATGAATGGCTATGGCTATTGAAGAAATACACAGAAGAAGGAGCTCGCACAAAATTTGAAGACGTTTGTGAGTCTCTTTATAAAAAAAAATATCCAAGTGAAAACGTCAAAGGAGTTAGGGTAGTAGTTGGTGATGGTGGTATCGATGTTTTTATAGGAAATTTAGGAGCGGAGGCTATAAGAATAGTTCAATGTAAGTTCTTTATAAACGGAATCGGAGAATCTCAGAAAGATCAAATAAGAAAATCATTTAAAACGGTAATAGAATCCCCCCATTTTACCTGTCGTAGATGGATATTATGTCTTCCTATTAAATTATCCATAGATGAACACAAATGGTGGACGGGATGGAAAAATCGTCAGGAGAAAAAATATGGAAAAGGCTTCATTGAGTTAGAAGATGGTGCGGATTTAATCGATGATTTGAAAGAATTCAATCTGTATGATGAAGTTTTTCAGATGGATTTAAAGAATACTATTTCTGAGATCCATTCTAAGGTGACAGTAATGGATTTGAATCTATCCAAATTATATAGGTCTAATCCCACTCTTCCTGAAAAGCGTAACTATTTATTCAATGATAACTTAATCGATCGTACTGTGTCTTCTTTTTTAAATGAGGATAATACTACAGGTACATTATCAGAAGTCTTATCAAATGGTACAAGAGGGAAAGGGAAACGGATAGCTTTACTTAGTACCGCAGGATACGGAAAATCCACAGAGCTTCAGCAGTTAGCGGCGAGCAATTGTAACGAAGATAGTTGCTATTACCCAATTCTTTTTTACTTGCGAGATTATAATGGGCAAACTATATACTCTTGGCTCTCAGAAGCGGTAGGTAGTGAATGGGTAAATATTGAAAAAAGTACTTTACTCATCGTATTCGATGGGTTAGACGAAATTATGGAAAGCCATTTTCAGCATTTTATTAACGCAATAAATGATTTTATAACGCAACATGAATCAGTCAATGTCGTGATATCATCGCGTTTTAATTTTATTGCTCCGGATGAGCATTCACAGATTCGTAGTTTCGATTTTTACTTTTTGAATAAGTTATCAGAGGTAGAGATTGATGGTTTTTTAAATAAGAAACTTAGCTCTAAGAAAGATGATTTCTTGAAGGAGATAGATCGAGTCGGATTTAGTGATTATCTCGAAAATCCGTTCTATTTATCGAAGTTATTGTATATACAAAATCAGATTGGCATTGACGCTAAAAGCAATTTTCCAACGTCCAGGGGAGAATTGCTAAAAGAGATTCTCTTTGAGCGCTTGTCGAAAGATGGGATACGTTTTCGTGATAATGAGATAGCCGATGTATTATTCCCAATTGCCAAAAAATTAGCCTTTTGCATGTCAATGATGGGGTTGACAACTATTTCTGACAATAATGTTAAATCTATAGTCAAAAGCAAAAGAGAACGAGAAGATTTTAACAAGTTTTGTGCAATCAATAAGCAGATTAAAGGCCAGGTAGCTTGGTGGACATTTGAACATCGTAATATCCAAGAGTACTTGACCGCTGAAGTTTTATCAAAATTATCTCTCGAAAAGATAATTGAAATTGTTGCAATTGATAATAATAGAACCAAACTCTCTCCGAGATTATTGAATACGGTTTCATTCCTGTTCGAAATTATTGACCCTAAGGCAGCTTTATTTGAAGAGCTTTTGAATTGGCTTATCGAGAATGAACCAGAGTTTATATTACGTTTTGAAAGAGAACGGCTAAGTAGAGACAAAAGGCATTATATTTTTAAAAAAATATGGCACTTGTACAAGCATACAAAAAAAATGACTTTACGAATATCAGGTCACATAAAACTTGAGCAGTTAGCAGACTTTATAGAAATAGATGCATCATTAGTTGATTTTCTTTTAGAAGAGGTTTCTGGTTACCTCGATACGGGGCTGGCATATGATGCGCTTGACCTTATCGGTAGAATGCATAAACCATATGTGGTCCAGCAGAAAGTCAAGACTATTCTCATACCATTTCTCCGTGACAACAAGTACTCTGATTTTATTCATGGTGAAATTATTGCAACATTCATTGACCTTAAGTTTCTTAGTAAAGAGGATTTTGAGAACGTGCTTACCAATTTGAATGATAAGGAAGGTTTTGAGTCACGACAGGCATGTATCCGATTTCTCGTCCGTACTTCTTATTATAATGAATATGCGGACTTTATACTTTCGACGATTCCTATATATGATAAAGGACAAGCGCATACTAGCTATGGAGGAATAGATTCTTTACTTTGTCAATTGATTTGCAGATTCGATACAGAAGATTCGATATTGAAGGTATTAAAATTCTTAATAGCTAATCCAAAGCGGATACGTTTTCATTATAAATTAGGCTTCCAATTTGAGTTGAGTGATTTCAAAAAAATACTTAAGAACGCATCTATAGTGGGCGGGAATAACCACCAAATTATTTCAACTGTTTACAAGTTGCTCCATAAGGTGAAATATGTATGGACAAAGAAGGATTGGATGGAGCCTTTTGTCACTTTTTTTGCCCAAGTTAGTTCTACGGGGAAAGTTTTCAAAACTTTATATAAGTGGGATAGAGAGGCACGGCTTAGTTCTTATTTTCTTGATAATAGTTCTTGTGATTTTTTACTTGAGGAGTTTTTATCAAATAAGATTAGCGATACTGAACTAAATAATTATCTCGGTTGGAGTCGAATTTATTCGCCAGATCAGGTCTTATATTTTGAGACTATCATTAATAACCTTGGTGGGCAGGTTAAGATAGAGGACTATTTAAAAGACTATGCAATACTACAACAACATATAGCGATTAAAAACACCAAAATTTTACTTTCCGGAAAGGAAGAGTTATTTTCCGAGATTAGAAAAATGTATACTTTAATTGGTAAAGATAAAATCGCAAATACAGATTTGTATACAGCTGATCTCGAATGGTATAGTTCTTCTCTGGCATACAAAGCGATAAATAAAAAGTTGTTAAGAAGGTCTGAAGCTATCTCTTCCGAAGATCTTTGTGCAGAATACGCCGATGAAGAATGGGAATGGTTTAGAATATTTTCTATAAAAGCCTTGCTTAGTAACGAGGAGCAAAAAGCGCCAATTGATGAAAAGATAATGTTATTTATAAAAGATTGGTGTACAGAAAAGGTAAAAACGGTAAATTTTAAATATACTTATCAGGACTCAAAAGATAGGCGAGTATCAGTGAAACAAAAACAATCTGTAATTATCTCATTAATTGATTTAATAGACTTAGAATTGGAGGATAATCTGTGGTTGAAGCTTCTAGAGGCGGATGCTTCAGGTTATTTTGATACTACCGCTAATCTATCAGAAAAAATATTGAAAGGTGTAAAATGCCGAGAACAACTGATAGATGCGATTCTGAATAATATAAGAGAAGGAATGCTGTCGAAGTATGTTCAGTTAAATCATTTTAAACTATGTGGTGAACTAAAAATTATAGAAATTTTACCTGATTTATATACAGCCATTACAGAAGATAAGAGATTTGATGGGATAGATAAGAGAGAACTTACGAAAACCTATGTTCGACTTGGGGGAGAATTTACAGATTTTGTTGGTTTTTTGAGAATCCCTAATGATAAAAAAAGTCTCGAGGTTCAGGTGTCTTGGGAATGGTATCTTTTGATGGAACTGAAGTCGACTAATCCTGATCGAGTTAAAGAACTTCTTTGCGAGTCCTTTAGCTCAGCTAAAACGTCTTTTGACTTGAAAAAGTTGTGTGCTGTGGAATTGATTCTTATGGGCAATATAGAAGCCCTTCAGTTTTGGTGTGATTGTCTATTGGAGGAGAGAGAATCATTTATCGGTGATGGATATGAAAAGCTGTCGTCGGGAATTAAAACGATGCCATCGTCCGAAGTGATTTCACTTTTGCTAGATGTTTTAACTCGAGTTTATGACGAAGAGATTTACCTAGAACTCAAATGGCCAGATTCCATTGAAGACAAAATCTATACTTGGCTCGATGCTTTATCTGAAAATAATGAAGTACTATTCGATATTATCTCAAATAAATTATTAGAAATTGTGGCTATTTTCAGTTGTAATACGGATTTGTCTTATGCTATACGCTATAGATATGAGCGATTTTGTCAGTTTTTCTATAGTCGGAAGAAGCGTGAATGCACCTTGTCAGAGGCTGTAAACCTATTTCAGGAGGTTAATTCTATATAG
- a CDS encoding DEAD/DEAH box helicase, translating to MTYFSSNYPRINYPISEANSPGLRNAQIGAIHAIGAHFALHEEDPALVIMPTGSGKTAVLNLSAYLLRAKRVLVISSSVMVRGQIKNEFSTLKTLKESKVFHTDLDTPRVKEIKSPIKSAEEWATFADFEVVVGIPNSINEGIAVLPDSELFDLVLVDEAHHVPAFTWSNIVRAFPRAKKIFFTATPFRRDKKEIEGRMAFNYPLAKAYEDKIFGEIGYYPVITDGQNPDLAIAKATEKVFNEDTAVGLRHYIMVRTETKEHAQVLSELYESQTTLRLQKIDSTKTYTFINKTIAKLRGGELDGIICVDMLGEGFDFPNLKIAAIHSPKKSLANTLQFIGRFARTNAENIGEAKFLAVPNDIEIGKRKLYAEGAVWNDIIKNLSQEVMDAEDEVKQAIDSFHYETTQANAEEISFYNLNPYCHVKIYKAEGIDLNGELMLSGQQTIHHAISTELNTVIFITKETEKPKWILSDELLNVKHYFFLVYYDEPTKLLFLHSSIKTPQFYDNMVEVFAVGDYTRVSKYQINKVLLDIVNPEFFNIGMLNRSAHSGESYRITAGPNAETTIKKSHSKNYANGHVFMKGNTAGNKMTVGYSSASKVWSNAYEKIPNYVKWCQVLAAKIVSTREVKTNTAFDDLPIGKVVDSFPLPAHGATWNNTTFSEPPLLYKLEDDEIVETYQLLDFDIELDKANSTLNILLFELIFQGIQLKLSYDFDNYFLYVEEPDFEFIVEEAGHQIPLLDYLDECPLQIYLDDFATIGNHEYYAPPSDANFHFDNSKIQAFSWANTDVKREFYSTTAQKAGNGNLNSIHETLQAKLMADNYTLLIYDHGQGEVADFVSFMDLPDRVEINLYHIKGSGGNAAGDRVNDVYEVCMQAVKSQVWTVNRQSFNHKILQRTNGNLHKFLAGNHAIFQALMSNGKRLQFLFTIVQPGISQATFSPKLSYILAAADDSITNSGYLPMLVIGS from the coding sequence ATGACTTATTTCTCTTCGAACTATCCCAGGATAAATTACCCTATAAGCGAAGCCAATAGCCCAGGCTTACGTAATGCTCAAATTGGTGCCATTCATGCCATAGGCGCGCACTTTGCCTTACATGAAGAAGATCCAGCCTTGGTAATTATGCCGACTGGTTCTGGAAAAACAGCGGTGTTAAATCTTTCGGCCTACCTGCTAAGGGCAAAACGTGTGCTGGTCATCAGTTCCAGTGTAATGGTTAGGGGGCAAATTAAAAATGAATTTTCAACCCTAAAAACTCTTAAGGAGTCGAAGGTGTTTCATACTGATCTAGACACACCTAGAGTGAAAGAGATAAAGTCGCCAATTAAATCTGCTGAAGAATGGGCTACATTTGCAGATTTCGAAGTCGTTGTTGGTATCCCTAACAGCATCAACGAGGGCATTGCCGTGTTACCAGACTCTGAACTATTTGATTTGGTACTGGTAGATGAGGCGCACCATGTACCTGCATTTACTTGGTCAAATATTGTTCGTGCATTTCCCAGAGCAAAAAAGATTTTTTTTACAGCGACACCTTTTCGTAGGGATAAAAAAGAAATAGAAGGGCGCATGGCTTTTAATTACCCTCTAGCTAAAGCCTATGAGGACAAAATATTCGGAGAAATTGGTTATTATCCTGTGATTACTGACGGTCAAAATCCTGATTTAGCAATTGCTAAAGCCACCGAAAAGGTCTTTAATGAAGATACAGCTGTTGGTCTTCGTCATTACATCATGGTCAGAACAGAAACAAAGGAGCATGCCCAAGTACTGAGCGAATTGTATGAAAGCCAGACAACCTTACGGCTTCAAAAAATTGATAGCACAAAGACTTATACTTTTATTAACAAAACTATTGCCAAACTCAGAGGCGGTGAACTGGACGGCATCATTTGCGTGGATATGCTTGGAGAGGGATTTGACTTTCCAAACCTAAAAATTGCAGCCATACACAGTCCAAAAAAATCATTGGCCAATACCTTACAATTTATAGGACGGTTTGCTAGAACTAATGCTGAAAATATCGGTGAAGCTAAATTTTTGGCAGTGCCAAATGATATTGAGATTGGCAAAAGAAAGCTTTACGCAGAAGGTGCAGTTTGGAATGATATCATCAAAAATCTAAGTCAGGAAGTCATGGATGCTGAAGATGAAGTAAAGCAGGCAATTGATTCCTTTCATTATGAAACTACTCAGGCCAATGCGGAAGAGATTTCCTTTTATAATTTGAATCCCTATTGCCATGTTAAGATTTATAAAGCAGAAGGAATAGATCTAAATGGGGAATTGATGCTGTCCGGTCAGCAAACCATTCACCATGCCATTAGTACAGAGCTCAATACTGTTATATTTATTACCAAAGAAACGGAGAAGCCCAAATGGATTTTGTCCGATGAGCTTTTGAATGTAAAGCATTATTTCTTTTTGGTCTATTATGATGAACCGACCAAATTGCTTTTCTTGCATTCTTCTATCAAAACACCGCAATTCTATGACAATATGGTGGAAGTCTTTGCAGTGGGAGACTATACAAGGGTTTCTAAATACCAAATAAACAAAGTATTGTTAGATATTGTAAACCCCGAGTTTTTCAATATTGGTATGTTAAACCGTTCTGCACATAGTGGAGAATCGTATCGAATCACAGCGGGGCCAAATGCAGAGACAACAATCAAGAAAAGCCATAGCAAGAATTATGCGAATGGACACGTATTTATGAAGGGTAATACCGCGGGTAATAAAATGACAGTTGGTTACAGCAGTGCTTCTAAGGTTTGGAGCAATGCTTATGAGAAAATTCCCAATTATGTCAAATGGTGTCAGGTTCTAGCTGCTAAAATTGTCAGTACGAGGGAGGTGAAAACAAATACTGCCTTTGACGACTTGCCAATCGGTAAAGTAGTAGACAGCTTCCCTTTGCCGGCCCATGGTGCCACTTGGAACAATACGACGTTTAGTGAACCTCCTTTATTATACAAATTGGAAGATGACGAAATAGTCGAGACGTATCAGTTGCTGGATTTTGATATTGAACTTGATAAGGCTAATAGCACTTTGAATATTCTGCTCTTTGAACTGATTTTCCAGGGCATTCAACTGAAGTTAAGTTACGACTTTGATAATTATTTCCTGTATGTGGAGGAGCCTGATTTTGAATTTATTGTAGAAGAGGCGGGGCATCAGATTCCATTACTGGATTACCTTGATGAATGCCCGCTTCAAATCTATTTGGATGATTTTGCAACAATTGGCAATCATGAATATTATGCGCCACCAAGTGATGCGAATTTTCATTTTGATAACAGTAAAATTCAGGCATTCAGTTGGGCAAATACCGATGTAAAGCGAGAATTCTACAGTACTACTGCCCAAAAGGCTGGTAATGGTAACCTGAATTCTATTCATGAAACTTTACAGGCTAAATTGATGGCAGATAATTACACACTACTTATTTATGATCATGGTCAAGGGGAAGTAGCAGATTTTGTTTCTTTTATGGACTTACCGGATCGTGTAGAAATTAATCTTTATCACATTAAGGGTTCAGGTGGTAATGCTGCGGGTGATCGTGTGAATGACGTTTATGAAGTCTGTATGCAAGCCGTGAAATCACAAGTATGGACTGTTAACCGTCAATCCTTTAATCATAAGATTTTGCAGAGAACCAATGGAAATCTACACAAATTTTTAGCCGGGAATCATGCCATATTCCAGGCTCTAATGTCTAATGGTAAAAGATTACAGTTTCTCTTTACCATTGTACAACCTGGTATATCACAGGCTACTTTTAGTCCAAAGTTGAGCTACATATTAGCGGCTGCAGATGATTCCATTACCAATAGCGGCTACCTGCCTATGCTTGTCATTGGTTCATAG